Below is a window of Nicotiana tabacum cultivar K326 chromosome 19, ASM71507v2, whole genome shotgun sequence DNA.
tctttttcccttacaaagttttgttccttgcaaggtttttaatgaggcaaccaaaaagtGTATtcctaaacatgtgtactctttttctttcactagatttttttttctaataaggtaTTAACGAGGcgcattatctatggacatccaagagggagtgttataagaaatatcaaattatggtgagatgtctactcttcctccatgatattcatttcaaatgcttaatgacatattcaatgacatatattcttcatttttcatgcatatataaaggtcttgtaatagataggaaaatacacacaattgaagaagcaataagaatctcttctctctttctttatatatctcttagcttatttttccttgtttcatattgttactttgagttatattttataatAGTTCTGCATTATTTGTTGTTGAatccaattttgcacacaaaaaTTGGAACTGGATTGTAATTCATCTGCGATATGTTATTTATAGGAAGACAGAATTGAGAAGCACTTAGTAAAACATGCATGATCTGTCTGTGCTAATAATCGGCTTTGCATTATCAAGTTTAAATAATaacaacatcaaataccaccaaacaaaaaaacaaagaaaaggaaagaccAAATTCTCTCTAATCAACCTTTTTAGTACATGATTGAGTGTGTTGACCACAAAACTTCAAACCAAAGACACTGATCTTTCATTAAAGCTAATTGATCATATCTTACAATATACTTCCTATAAGCATAGCACACATTGTGACATTACAGACAATTGGAAAAGCAAAAACTAAAGGCCTACAGAAACACCTGTTTATATCTTAgcaggaaaaaagaaagaaagaaagaaagaaagaaagaaagaaagaaaagttaaataaaaaataaaaacaaggcGCATAGTATAAACCCCGATCTAGCATTTTCGACCCTAAAGCCAAAACAAACTAGGTTAAAACCACTGTAATTTAGACTCTAGTGTAGAATCTAGTCATCTACTGACTGAACATAATGTGCTCATTAGCACATTATTCCTTTTCCCATACCCAAATCTCGAGCAAAACAACTGGATCAAGATTAGTTTACTAATCTACAATGGGCTCATTTGGGTAACCACAATGGGGCTCCGAACCACATGCTTTCCATCAATCCAAGAAAGTGACCCGAACACTGCACCCGAATCATTCAACACCAAATTCTTGCTGTCGACCGTTATAGTCACGTAGTAACTCAATTTTCTAACCTTCTCGGAAAACACCAATTTGTCCGGCTTTACACTCACCCTCACCCCTTTTGGCGCCTCAATTTTCACCCTGTACTCTGCATTTGTATCACCCACATTCGTCACCGTTCTAAAGAACGTCTTGCTCGAAACGCCTCTTGCTGCAGTCGAAAATAAAGCCGCTATTGATGGATAGTTCAAGTTCTCCGGCAATGGCTTTTTCATTGGACAATTCACAGGTGATTTAGTGATCACTTGAATTGTCTTAGGACCGTATTCGATTGCACATAAAAAGCTAACATAGTCTTCATTTGCAAGATCATATACTAGTCCGGGGTCTAATGCAAGATCAAGATTTAAGTGTCCTGCACCATAATCATATGGTGTAGCTGGTTTTCCAGTGGCTTCATCGGTCATGGGCTGCAGCCTATTATCGACAAGGCTAGCTGTTGTCATCATTGCGGATCTTATTGCTGCAGGGCTCCAATCAGGGTGAGCAGATTTGAGTAATGCGGCTGCGCCACTTACATGTGGGCAAGCCATTGAAGTTCCAGAAAGTATATTGAACTCTGCTTTTCGATTGTCCAAATCTAGACCCGTTGGACCAACTGCATCAGTCCATGCTGCTAAAATGTTAACCCCAGGTGCTATAAGGTCCGGCTTTAGAATTTCGGGGTTCAGACCATTGGGTCCTCGACCCGAAAATGATGCCACAACTGGAGCTGGTTTCACTCCAATTACAGTCCCATGGAAATTGATGGTTGCAGAAGCAGTTGGATTCGACGCTATATATGACTTAATAGCATCACCTTCATTAGCACCAACGgcacaagttggtatcaaatgAGCATCACCAACAAGGCCTTCACCATTTGAAACACCATTCGCCAGAATCATTCCAACACCACCAGCTTTATTAACAACCAATCCCTTAGCAACGCGGGGGTTGCTACCACGATCACAGATCACAATCTTACCTCGAACTAAATGAGGATCAAGTGAATTCTCCATACAGAGCGAAGCAGAGAGTACACCTGACTTCCCAGGGTACACTACGGCATACATTTTCCCATTGAGAGGCTTTCCGGCGTATAATGATATGCCAGAAAGCTTCCTTCCATTCCCAAGAATTACTTCTGCGGGAAAATTCCTATCAATTGTCCCAGCTCCAACAGTCGTCAGCCACGGTGCAAGATTCGTAACTGACATTCCATTTGGCCCATCATTTCCAGCTGAGGAAGACACAAATACACCCCTAGAAACAGCACCATAAGCTCCAATAGCAATCGGATCAAGATAATAAGGCGAAGAAATTCCATCTCCACCCCCAATTGAGATCGAGATTACATCAACGCCATCGGACACAGCAGCATCAAAAGCAGCGAGGATATCAGAATCAAAACAACCTGAATTTTTCCAGCAAACTTTATAAACAGCTAAACGAGCTTTTGGTGCAACGCCTTTAGCAATACCGGACGCATAACCAGACATGCTAGCACGAAAAGC
It encodes the following:
- the LOC107831166 gene encoding subtilisin-like protease SBT1.6; the encoded protein is MASLLLLTHFLCFTFTAIIPIFSPVSAEPAAKTYIFRVDSFSKPAIFPTHYHWYSSEFTEPVNILHVYDNVFHGFSASLSPSQAASILQHPSILAAFEDRRRQLHTTRSPQFLGLRNQKGLWSESDYGSDVIVGVLDTGIWPERRSFSDLNLGPVPTHWKGVCQTGDKFTAKNCNRKIIGARFFSKGHEAAPGFGGIGGGGINDTVEFKSPRDADGHGTHTASTAAGRHAFRASMSGYASGIAKGVAPKARLAVYKVCWKNSGCFDSDILAAFDAAVSDGVDVISISIGGGDGISSPYYLDPIAIGAYGAVSRGVFVSSSAGNDGPNGMSVTNLAPWLTTVGAGTIDRNFPAEVILGNGRKLSGISLYAGKPLNGKMYAVVYPGKSGVLSASLCMENSLDPHLVRGKIVICDRGSNPRVAKGLVVNKAGGVGMILANGVSNGEGLVGDAHLIPTCAVGANEGDAIKSYIASNPTASATINFHGTVIGVKPAPVVASFSGRGPNGLNPEILKPDLIAPGVNILAAWTDAVGPTGLDLDNRKAEFNILSGTSMACPHVSGAAALLKSAHPDWSPAAIRSAMMTTASLVDNRLQPMTDEATGKPATPYDYGAGHLNLDLALDPGLVYDLANEDYVSFLCAIEYGPKTIQVITKSPVNCPMKKPLPENLNYPSIAALFSTAARGVSSKTFFRTVTNVGDTNAEYRVKIEAPKGVRVSVKPDKLVFSEKVRKLSYYVTITVDSKNLVLNDSGAVFGSLSWIDGKHVVRSPIVVTQMSPL